From the Hevea brasiliensis isolate MT/VB/25A 57/8 chromosome 15, ASM3005281v1, whole genome shotgun sequence genome, one window contains:
- the LOC110661867 gene encoding agamous-like MADS-box protein AGL62, translating to MAADHQGKKTKGRQKIEMKKIENEDDRLITFSKRRSGIYKKASELITLTGAELAFVVFSPAGKPFSFAHPSVDAVADKFLGKEPEANAESTTHPLVEAHRQIRIEELNQQHNELIRQLDAVKEKGKQLKQRLRGIERKGWWDTPIEELNVQEMIQMEAACEDIQMNLINKLKDKTSSGASSSAAAAAAAHHQAQMINPFAPMNPNEAKPPVFPPGYD from the coding sequence ATGGCAGCTGATCATCAAGGCAAGAAAACAAAAGGCAGGCAAAAAATAGAGATGAAGAAAATTGAAAACGAAGACGATAGGCTTATCACTTTCTCCAAGCGTAGGTCAGGGATCTACAAGAAAGCTAGTGAACTCATCACTCTTACAGGTGCAGAACTGGCTTTTGTGGTGTTTTCGCCTGCTGGTAAGCCATTTTCTTTTGCTCATCCTTCTGTGGACGCTGTTGCTGATAAGTTTCTTGGCAAGGAACCTGAGGCAAACGCAGAGAGCACCACCCATCCCCTTGTGGAAGCCCACAGGCAGATAAGGATCGAGGAACTAAACCAACAGCACAATGAACTTATCCGTCAATTGGATGCAGTGAAGGAGAAAGGAAAACAGCTGAAGCAGAGATTGAGAGGGATAGAGAGAAAAGGGTGGTGGGATACTCCAATTGAAGAGCTGAACGTGCAAGAAATGATACAAATGGAAGCTGCTTGCGAGGATATTCAAATGAACTTGATCAACAAGCTCAAGGACAAGACTTCTAGTGGAGCTTCTTcttctgctgctgctgctgctgctgctcatCATCAGGCCCAAATGATCAATCCTTTTGCTCCCATGAATCCTAATGAGGCCAAACCGCCAGTGTTTCCTCCTGGTTATGATTAG